In Vespula vulgaris chromosome 10, iyVesVulg1.1, whole genome shotgun sequence, the following are encoded in one genomic region:
- the LOC127067064 gene encoding arrestin domain-containing protein 17-like, whose product MEGQESEPTSPISENSFKRIGLQRIDLVLDHPQKVYYSGHEISGKVHLYLDEPVNAIGIRIKCKGEAQVYFTDRSAGIRRKFSSDENYLHEEIYIVGDRNAKSTITGGVYPFSLTLPENLPCSFEGRYGRVRYSIRALLDITSVYRFSTNIIPFTVAPILDLNRDSLAPLPVCEKQSKIYMGQTESLKMSMSLPVRGYVPGQTIPIQILLKNYSNVVVKKLRIVFKKVIMYHVTEKSRKHKEIVVEIEQPIEKNCKSYDIVFDVPAVPPTGMIHCNIIDVLYTLKAEACVDVSEWYYRMFQKNLKLRTNVIIGTIPIRNYENPENTFSLPPNTLPSNVVSTSEEFYLDEDEPSITKIEEENQSEILLPVYEKSQIYRSSKPDRDDPTGDDGDSDGEVKPYSPVYRVYKFRSSTRRKDAN is encoded by the exons ATGGAGGGACAAGAATCTGAACCTACATCTCCGATTTCCGAGAATTCGTTCAAGAg AATCGGTTTGCAACGCATCGATCTCGTATTGGATCATCCTCAGAAAGTGTATTACAGTGGTCACGAGATTTCTGGGAAAGTTCATCTGTATCTGGACGAACCGGTTAATGCGATCG gaattcgaataaaatgtaaagGAGAAGCACAGGTGTATTTTACCGATCGATCGGCAGGAATAAGGCGCAAATTCTCATccgatgaaaattatttacacgAGGAGATCTACATCGTAGGAG ACAGAAACGCAAAGAGCACGATAACCGGGGGCGTCTACCCGTTCAGTCTGACACTTCCGGAAAACTTACCGTGCAGCTTCGAAGGCCGCTACGGACGTGTGCGCTATTCAATTAGGGCATTGTTGGACATAACAAGCGTCTATCGGTTTTCCACCAATATTATTCCATTCACCGTTGCACCCATCCTCGACCTTAATCGAGATTCTCTCGCACCG TTACCCGTCTGTGAGAAGCAATCTAAAATTTACATGGGCCAAACTGAATCACTTAAAATGTCGATGTCATTGCCAGTAAGAGGTTACGTTCCAGGACAAACTATACcgattcaaatattattaaagaattacTCGAATGTCGTTGTTAAGAAGCTAcgaattgtttttaaaaag GTAATTATGTATCATGTTACGGAGAAGTCTAGGAAGCATAAAGAGATAGTAGTTGAAATCGAGCAAccgatcgagaaaaattgtaaatcgTATGATATCGTCTTTGATGTACCTGCTGTACCACCAACTGGAATGATTCATTGCAATATCATTGACGTTTTATATACTCTTAAG GCCGAAGCTTGCGTCGACGTGAGCGAATGGTACTACAGAATGTTTCAGAAAAATTTAAAGTTGCGAACGAACGTGATAATTGGTACAATACCAATTCGAAATTATGAAAATCCAGAAAATACATTTTCGTTGCCTCCCAATACGTTACCATCGAACGTTGTAAGTACTTcagaagaattttatttagacGAGGATGAGCCTTCAATAACGAAAATAGAAGAGGAGAATCAATCAGAAATATTGT tACCCGTCTATGAGAAAAGTCAAATATATCGATCTTCGAAGCCGGACCGAGACGATCCCACGGGAGATGATGGTGATAGTGATGGAGAGGTCAAACCTTACTCCCCCGTATACCGTGTGTACAAATTCAGAAGTTCAACCAGGAGGAAGGACGCTAACTGA